From Crassaminicella indica, one genomic window encodes:
- the carB gene encoding carbamoyl-phosphate synthase (glutamine-hydrolyzing) large subunit has protein sequence MPIDKSLKKVMIIGSGPIIIGQAAEFDYSGTQACKAIKEEGIETILVNSNPATIMTDTNVADKVYIEPLNVESLEKIISREKPDGILAGFGGQTGLNLSMKLKEEGILDKYGVRLLGTDSETIKKAEDREAFKKLMQEIDEPIPMSIIATKIEECEDFVKKYGYPVIIRPAYTLGGTGGGIADNYDELIEICQRGIENSPIGQILLEQSVAGWKEIEYEVIRDKKDNCIIICNMENMDPVGVHTGDSIVVAPSQTLRDKEYQMLRQASIKIIRSLKIEGGCNIQFALDPKSNNYIVIEVNPRVSRSSALASKAAGYPIAKIAAKIGIGFSLDELKNYVTKHSSACFEPALDYIVVKFPKWPFDKFSKASRTLGTQMKATGEVMAISRSFESALLKALTSLEGKFTGLRMFSMMEMTQEELFRKINLCDDERIFALAEALRRGITVEKLHEITRIDQWFLNGILNIINMETRIKEEDIDEKLLYEAKAMGFTDKEISDLKGINVHELEEMRIKRAIRPIFKMVDTCSGEFDAKTPYYYSCYEDEDENIISDKKKILVLGSGPIRIGQGIEFDYSCVHGVWAIKEAGYESIIINNNPETVSTDFDTADKLYFESLYIDDVMNVINQEKPEGVILQLGGQTSVNLAEKLYERGVNILGTSYQSMDIAEDRDKFRSFLEKLNIPSPMGKAVTSIKEALETVEKLGYPVVVRPSYVIGGRAMQVVYDQEGLENYLQDAVNLSKKYPVLIDRYIKGTEIEVDAIGDGEDILIPGIMEHIERTGVHSGDSVTVYPYVTLNKETVQRLVDYTKRISKGLKVVGLVNIQYVFDGKDVYVIEVNPRASRTVPILSKVTGVPMVKLAVDAMLGKKLRNSDYGIGLMKNKKLYAVKVPVFSGEKLADVDMSLGPEMKSTGEVLGLDTDFNKAVYKGFKASGIKIPTKGAIYVSLKAVDKEEGLEVIKDYKELGFKLYGSVGTASFLKKHGVSCETIPLFEVDKRIEDGTINMMINTPTRGNNKYSLGFRIRRKMSEHRLPIFTSIDTARVFKVAIEIEKNKESITYKTIDEYLL, from the coding sequence ATGCCAATAGATAAAAGCTTAAAAAAGGTAATGATTATTGGTTCAGGCCCTATCATCATTGGTCAGGCAGCAGAGTTTGATTATTCAGGAACACAGGCTTGTAAAGCTATAAAAGAAGAAGGAATTGAAACGATCCTTGTAAATAGTAATCCTGCAACAATTATGACAGATACAAATGTAGCAGATAAGGTATATATAGAGCCTTTAAATGTAGAAAGTCTAGAAAAAATTATAAGCCGTGAGAAACCAGATGGGATTTTAGCAGGCTTTGGAGGGCAAACAGGATTAAATTTATCTATGAAGCTAAAAGAAGAAGGAATATTAGATAAATATGGTGTAAGACTTTTAGGAACAGATAGTGAAACTATCAAGAAAGCAGAGGATCGAGAAGCTTTTAAAAAGCTTATGCAAGAAATTGATGAACCAATTCCTATGAGTATTATTGCAACAAAAATAGAAGAATGTGAAGATTTTGTTAAAAAATATGGATATCCAGTAATCATAAGACCTGCTTATACCTTAGGTGGAACAGGTGGAGGGATTGCAGATAACTATGATGAACTGATTGAAATATGTCAAAGAGGAATAGAAAATAGCCCTATAGGACAAATTCTTCTAGAACAAAGTGTTGCAGGCTGGAAGGAAATTGAATACGAAGTTATAAGAGATAAAAAGGATAATTGTATTATTATTTGCAATATGGAAAATATGGATCCAGTAGGAGTTCATACAGGGGACAGTATTGTTGTTGCACCTTCACAAACTTTGAGAGATAAGGAGTATCAGATGTTAAGACAAGCATCTATTAAGATAATTAGAAGCTTAAAAATTGAGGGAGGCTGTAACATTCAGTTTGCATTAGATCCAAAAAGCAATAATTATATTGTTATAGAAGTAAATCCCAGAGTAAGTCGCTCTAGTGCTTTAGCTTCAAAGGCAGCAGGATATCCTATTGCAAAGATTGCTGCTAAAATAGGTATAGGCTTTAGCTTGGATGAACTGAAAAATTACGTGACAAAGCATTCAAGTGCATGCTTTGAGCCAGCCCTTGATTATATCGTAGTAAAATTTCCAAAATGGCCTTTTGATAAATTCAGCAAGGCATCTAGAACACTCGGAACGCAGATGAAAGCAACAGGAGAAGTAATGGCAATCAGCAGAAGCTTTGAAAGTGCACTTCTTAAAGCTTTAACTTCTTTGGAAGGTAAGTTTACAGGACTTAGAATGTTTTCTATGATGGAGATGACTCAAGAGGAGTTATTTAGGAAAATCAATTTATGTGATGACGAAAGGATTTTCGCCCTTGCAGAAGCTTTAAGAAGAGGAATAACAGTAGAAAAGCTCCATGAAATCACTAGGATAGATCAATGGTTTTTAAATGGTATTCTAAATATTATAAATATGGAAACAAGAATAAAAGAAGAAGATATAGATGAAAAATTACTCTACGAAGCAAAAGCGATGGGCTTTACAGATAAAGAAATCAGCGACTTAAAAGGAATAAATGTTCATGAGTTAGAAGAAATGAGAATAAAGAGAGCTATAAGACCAATTTTTAAGATGGTGGATACCTGTAGCGGTGAATTTGATGCCAAAACGCCTTATTATTACTCTTGCTATGAAGATGAAGATGAAAACATTATTAGTGATAAAAAGAAAATACTAGTGCTTGGTTCAGGACCTATTCGAATAGGGCAGGGAATAGAATTTGATTATAGCTGTGTTCATGGAGTATGGGCGATTAAAGAAGCAGGCTATGAATCCATAATTATAAACAATAACCCTGAAACGGTAAGTACGGATTTTGATACAGCAGATAAATTATACTTTGAATCCTTGTATATAGATGATGTGATGAATGTAATCAATCAGGAAAAACCAGAAGGTGTTATATTGCAACTAGGAGGACAGACTTCTGTAAATCTTGCAGAGAAGCTTTATGAAAGAGGCGTAAATATATTAGGGACTTCTTATCAATCAATGGACATAGCAGAAGATCGAGATAAATTCAGAAGCTTTTTAGAAAAGCTAAATATCCCAAGTCCTATGGGAAAAGCAGTTACGAGTATAAAAGAAGCATTAGAAACAGTAGAAAAATTAGGATATCCTGTAGTTGTTAGACCGTCTTATGTCATAGGAGGTCGTGCTATGCAGGTAGTTTACGATCAAGAAGGACTTGAAAATTATCTGCAAGATGCAGTAAATTTATCTAAAAAGTATCCTGTACTCATTGATAGATATATAAAAGGAACGGAAATAGAGGTAGATGCAATAGGAGATGGTGAGGATATATTAATACCAGGAATTATGGAACATATTGAAAGAACTGGGGTACACTCAGGAGATAGTGTTACTGTATATCCATATGTTACCTTAAACAAGGAAACAGTACAAAGGTTGGTAGATTATACTAAAAGAATTTCAAAAGGGTTAAAGGTAGTTGGACTTGTAAATATTCAATATGTGTTTGATGGAAAAGATGTATATGTTATAGAGGTAAATCCGAGAGCATCAAGAACTGTTCCAATACTAAGCAAGGTAACAGGAGTACCGATGGTAAAATTAGCAGTAGATGCTATGCTTGGAAAGAAGTTAAGAAACAGTGATTATGGAATAGGGCTAATGAAGAATAAAAAGCTGTATGCTGTAAAGGTACCTGTTTTCTCAGGAGAAAAGCTTGCTGATGTAGATATGTCATTAGGACCTGAGATGAAATCTACTGGAGAGGTATTAGGACTAGATACTGATTTTAATAAGGCAGTCTATAAAGGATTTAAAGCTTCAGGGATCAAGATTCCTACTAAAGGAGCAATTTATGTTAGTCTAAAGGCTGTAGATAAAGAAGAGGGCTTAGAAGTTATAAAAGATTATAAAGAGTTAGGCTTTAAACTATATGGTTCTGTAGGTACAGCGAGCTTTTTAAAGAAACATGGTGTTTCTTGTGAAACAATTCCACTATTTGAGGTAGACAAACGTATTGAAGATGGAACAATCAACATGATGATCAATACACCTACAAGAGGAAATAATAAATATAGTTTAGGTTTTAGAATTAGAAGAAAAATGAGTGAGCATAGACTTCCTATATTTACTAGTATTGATACAGCAAGAGTTTTTAAAGTAGCTATTGAAATAGAGAAAAATAAAGAATCAATAACATATAAGACTATTGATGAATATTTACTATAG
- a CDS encoding FG-GAP repeat domain-containing protein, with protein sequence MKKSFYISHFVRNALAPAARIIRPENPKSAEAIQTEDLDGDGKYEIIATYELYGEMYVMILKEERGKWYKLTIKGAGSGIDYMNFADITGKGKKDLLIGWQIGNIWNELDLYTWEKNTMKRIVHGLSYSKVDIFDRLEQKSVALALWSYTTGDVYDIQLVYWDGRKLAHVKDSRDYYTERVVPYYEQKVKDMPKSAFYWYYLADAQINGGTPKDALKSIVKGMALNEENPSKGEFLALRKKAKRNLIQ encoded by the coding sequence ATGAAAAAATCATTCTACATAAGCCATTTTGTAAGAAATGCTTTGGCTCCTGCAGCAAGAATTATAAGACCTGAAAATCCTAAGAGTGCAGAGGCGATTCAAACAGAGGATTTAGATGGAGATGGAAAATATGAAATTATAGCAACATATGAACTTTATGGAGAAATGTATGTAATGATTTTAAAGGAAGAAAGAGGAAAATGGTATAAACTAACTATAAAAGGAGCTGGTAGTGGAATAGACTATATGAATTTTGCAGATATAACAGGGAAAGGTAAAAAAGATCTATTGATAGGTTGGCAGATAGGGAATATATGGAATGAATTAGATTTATATACTTGGGAGAAAAATACTATGAAAAGGATCGTTCACGGTTTGTCATATAGTAAAGTAGATATTTTTGATAGATTAGAACAAAAATCTGTAGCACTAGCATTATGGAGCTATACTACAGGAGATGTTTATGATATTCAGCTAGTTTATTGGGATGGAAGAAAATTAGCACATGTGAAAGATTCTCGTGATTATTATACTGAGAGGGTAGTTCCATATTATGAGCAGAAGGTAAAAGACATGCCGAAATCAGCTTTTTATTGGTATTATCTTGCAGATGCTCAGATTAATGGAGGAACACCTAAAGATGCTTTAAAATCTATTGTAAAAGGAATGGCTCTTAATGAAGAAAATCCATCAAAAGGAGAATTTTTAGCATTGAGGAAAAAGGCTAAAAGAAATCTTATACAATAA
- a CDS encoding HD domain-containing protein — translation MSESVQSIKTSVKGEELEKRENKYICEWGTKYNEKNLDKEKDSNEETNRTYFRRQRDRILYTGGFRRLQDKTQVIAATKTGDHRTRLTHSLEVEQIAISMADALGLNRHLVAAISLGHDVGHTPFGHAVEKFLNEKLKEKGGFSHAVQSVRYLKDRKVKLSKEVFEGILKHDTDVYAGGYNKKQFDCTEYNPLEPGNLEAQVVYWADKIAYLSHDFEDFYKTEIYENAIKNDKKLETKLKETLAELIPAKKDKILEDINNFKTRDLIRNVLSNLIDESLKTLNELKGSTTLDQKTIKEKTKERILEIEKNLEIDGLKIGKIEERMSDIEGNSQMAEDEKKAEIKNMKKKIKKIKKKAYQKGLIINFEDKYSKSYSALRDILNEHYVMSSEVQKSDKKAVRIVEALYNKFITNIEELPVNFQNRIKSDTSKKERIVADYIASMSDRYAEEVYDNLNSIGSYYKY, via the coding sequence ATGAGTGAGAGTGTACAAAGCATTAAAACTAGTGTAAAAGGGGAAGAATTAGAAAAAAGAGAAAATAAGTATATATGTGAATGGGGTACAAAATATAATGAAAAGAATTTAGATAAAGAAAAGGATTCAAATGAAGAAACAAATAGAACATATTTCAGAAGACAGAGAGATAGAATATTATATACTGGAGGATTTAGAAGGTTACAAGATAAAACACAAGTAATAGCAGCAACAAAAACTGGAGATCATAGAACCCGATTAACACATTCATTAGAAGTGGAACAAATAGCAATTAGTATGGCAGATGCATTAGGATTAAATAGACATTTAGTAGCAGCTATATCATTAGGACATGATGTAGGACATACTCCTTTTGGGCATGCGGTTGAGAAATTTTTAAATGAGAAATTAAAAGAGAAAGGTGGATTTTCTCATGCTGTACAAAGTGTTAGATATTTAAAAGATAGAAAAGTAAAGTTATCAAAAGAAGTTTTTGAGGGAATATTAAAACATGATACAGATGTATATGCTGGTGGTTATAATAAAAAACAATTTGACTGTACTGAATATAATCCTTTAGAACCAGGGAATTTAGAAGCACAAGTTGTTTATTGGGCAGATAAAATAGCATATTTAAGCCATGATTTTGAAGATTTTTATAAAACGGAGATTTATGAGAATGCTATAAAGAATGATAAAAAATTAGAAACAAAATTAAAAGAAACTTTAGCAGAACTTATACCAGCTAAAAAAGACAAAATCTTAGAAGACATAAATAACTTTAAAACGAGAGACTTGATAAGAAATGTATTAAGTAACTTAATAGATGAAAGTTTAAAAACTCTTAATGAATTAAAAGGGTCAACAACGTTAGATCAGAAGACAATAAAAGAGAAAACAAAAGAAAGAATATTAGAGATTGAAAAAAACTTAGAAATTGATGGCTTGAAAATTGGTAAAATAGAAGAAAGAATGTCAGATATTGAAGGAAACTCACAGATGGCTGAGGATGAGAAAAAAGCTGAAATAAAAAATATGAAAAAGAAGATAAAAAAGATAAAAAAGAAAGCTTATCAAAAAGGGTTAATTATTAACTTTGAAGATAAATATAGTAAAAGTTATTCTGCTTTAAGGGATATATTGAATGAACATTATGTAATGAGCTCAGAGGTACAAAAATCAGATAAGAAAGCTGTAAGAATAGTAGAGGCGTTATATAATAAATTTATAACCAATATTGAAGAACTACCTGTGAATTTTCAAAATAGAATAAAGAGTGATACAAGTAAAAAAGAGAGAATAGTTGCTGATTATATAGCTAGTATGAGTGATAGATATGCAGAAGAAGTATATGATAATTTAAATTCAATAGGTAGTTATTACAAGTATTAA
- the serA gene encoding phosphoglycerate dehydrogenase: MENRKKVIITERVDEEGIRLLEKHLDVDVCLDITREELLKRIPEYDAIIVRSATKINAELMERASKLKVVGRAGNGTDNIDLAEATKRGIIVANTPASNTMSAAELAIALLLAVSRNIVGANNYIKSGKWERNRFKGVELYNKTLGIIGLGRIGSLVATRMNAFGMNVIAYDPYIADERFKRFNVEKKNTLKELIEESDFITVHTPKTKETYGMIGEKEIEWMKQGVRLVNDARGGIINEKALLKGIQNGKIASVGLDVHEEEPSFNNPLFEYDNVIVTPHIGASTIEAQINVGVTVAEQVINALNGEIVPNAVNLPTMHRDELAVMKPYIELMEKLGKIYYQLHNDSIEHVSIEYWGSIAKQDTEMSTIAFIKGLLEPVVEDKVNYINAKLLAEQRGIGIEQRKIKENYNGYTDYIEVKIKTKEKLFVIAGNLSSKREGRIVKIEGYEVDINPTKHMLFVQNMDVPGVIGHIGMVLGEENINVGTMQVGRNAVGKKALMVLTIDDEVSNKSLEKLMQKENVLCAKYVKL, encoded by the coding sequence ATGGAAAATAGAAAAAAAGTTATTATTACAGAAAGAGTAGATGAAGAGGGAATAAGACTTCTTGAAAAACATTTGGATGTAGATGTTTGTCTTGATATAACAAGAGAAGAACTATTAAAAAGAATACCAGAATATGATGCGATTATTGTTAGGAGTGCTACAAAAATTAATGCTGAACTTATGGAAAGAGCATCAAAATTAAAAGTTGTAGGAAGGGCTGGAAATGGTACGGATAATATAGATTTGGCAGAAGCAACAAAGAGAGGTATTATTGTAGCTAACACACCAGCTAGTAATACTATGTCAGCTGCTGAACTTGCTATTGCTCTACTTTTAGCCGTATCAAGAAATATTGTAGGGGCAAATAATTATATTAAATCAGGAAAATGGGAAAGAAATAGATTCAAAGGTGTAGAACTTTACAATAAGACTTTGGGAATTATTGGTCTTGGTAGGATTGGTTCTTTGGTAGCTACGAGAATGAATGCCTTTGGAATGAATGTAATTGCATATGACCCATATATTGCGGATGAAAGATTTAAAAGATTTAATGTAGAAAAGAAGAATACTTTAAAAGAATTAATAGAGGAATCTGATTTTATTACAGTGCATACCCCAAAGACAAAAGAAACATATGGTATGATTGGAGAAAAAGAAATAGAATGGATGAAGCAGGGGGTAAGACTTGTAAATGATGCTAGGGGTGGTATCATTAATGAAAAAGCATTATTAAAAGGCATTCAAAATGGGAAAATTGCTAGTGTAGGATTAGATGTGCATGAGGAAGAACCTAGCTTTAATAATCCATTATTTGAATATGATAATGTTATTGTAACACCACATATTGGAGCAAGCACGATTGAAGCCCAAATCAATGTAGGGGTTACAGTAGCAGAGCAGGTGATTAATGCATTAAATGGAGAAATTGTACCAAACGCAGTAAACCTTCCTACAATGCATAGAGATGAATTAGCAGTGATGAAGCCGTACATTGAACTTATGGAAAAGTTAGGGAAAATATATTATCAGCTGCATAATGATTCAATTGAACATGTAAGTATTGAATATTGGGGAAGTATTGCAAAACAAGATACAGAAATGAGTACTATTGCATTCATAAAGGGTTTATTAGAACCAGTAGTAGAGGATAAGGTAAATTATATTAATGCAAAGCTTTTAGCAGAACAAAGAGGTATCGGTATAGAACAAAGGAAAATAAAAGAAAATTATAATGGATATACAGATTATATAGAAGTAAAGATAAAGACAAAAGAAAAGTTATTTGTCATTGCAGGAAATTTATCTTCAAAAAGAGAAGGAAGAATTGTAAAAATTGAAGGATACGAAGTAGATATAAATCCAACAAAGCATATGCTATTTGTACAGAATATGGATGTTCCAGGGGTGATCGGGCATATTGGTATGGTATTAGGAGAAGAAAATATAAACGTTGGAACTATGCAGGTAGGAAGAAATGCTGTAGGAAAAAAAGCATTAATGGTGTTGACAATAGATGATGAAGTATCTAATAAAAGCTTAGAAAAATTGATGCAAAAAGAAAATGTGTTATGTGCAAAATATGTAAAGCTTTAA
- a CDS encoding D-alanyl-D-alanine carboxypeptidase family protein: MKRVTAIFITFIFLLNSTFSFADVKVKINARAALLMEEESGEILFSENIDESFAPASITKLMTYLVAMEAVEKGQISMNDLVTISPRAAREAGASYRLKAGEIIKLRELIEAMLIVSANDAAFAIAEYVGGSMENFVKIMNEKAKEIGMVNTHFVNPNGMPEKDEGNMMTAKDIGILVKYIMDHYKEEILPLTDQEFYQNKRRNFYKKSTNGLLKVIPDVDGLKTGYTREAGFCLAATMNVKKKNENEKDFRLISVVLGTESDFNRIHESEKLLNYGIANFTKRRIIKSEEMIGKINLWGAKELPIKLLAKKDAWAFGVKNGIEKSREISLLDKMPFPIIKGQKLGELKVTLYNGKVITMDLISDRDIKKIPFKVFITKFWSVFSSLISNIM, from the coding sequence TTGAAACGAGTTACAGCAATATTTATAACATTTATTTTTTTATTGAATAGTACATTTAGCTTTGCAGATGTTAAAGTAAAAATTAATGCAAGGGCAGCATTACTTATGGAAGAAGAGTCAGGAGAAATATTATTTTCTGAGAATATAGATGAAAGCTTTGCACCAGCCAGTATTACAAAATTGATGACTTATCTTGTTGCTATGGAAGCTGTAGAAAAAGGACAAATTTCTATGAACGATTTAGTAACTATAAGCCCTAGAGCAGCAAGAGAGGCGGGAGCAAGCTATAGATTAAAGGCAGGAGAGATTATAAAGCTAAGAGAACTGATAGAGGCTATGTTGATTGTTTCTGCAAATGATGCAGCTTTTGCTATTGCAGAGTATGTAGGCGGAAGTATGGAGAATTTCGTAAAAATAATGAATGAAAAAGCTAAAGAAATAGGAATGGTAAATACACACTTTGTCAATCCTAATGGTATGCCAGAAAAAGACGAAGGAAATATGATGACAGCTAAAGATATAGGTATATTGGTAAAATACATCATGGATCATTATAAAGAAGAAATATTACCTCTTACAGATCAAGAATTTTATCAAAATAAAAGGAGGAATTTTTATAAAAAAAGTACAAATGGGTTGTTAAAGGTTATTCCTGATGTAGATGGATTAAAAACAGGATACACAAGAGAAGCAGGTTTTTGTTTAGCTGCTACTATGAATGTAAAGAAAAAGAATGAAAATGAGAAGGATTTTAGATTGATATCTGTTGTACTTGGAACGGAAAGTGATTTTAATAGAATCCATGAAAGTGAAAAGCTTTTAAATTATGGAATAGCTAATTTTACAAAGAGAAGAATTATAAAATCAGAGGAAATGATTGGAAAAATTAATTTATGGGGAGCAAAGGAGCTTCCTATCAAGCTTTTAGCTAAAAAGGATGCTTGGGCATTTGGCGTAAAAAATGGAATAGAAAAAAGTAGAGAGATTTCTTTACTAGATAAAATGCCATTTCCGATTATTAAAGGGCAAAAGCTTGGGGAATTGAAGGTTACACTATATAATGGAAAGGTTATAACAATGGATCTAATTAGTGATCGAGATATAAAAAAGATTCCTTTTAAAGTATTCATAACAAAATTTTGGTCAGTTTTTTCAAGTCTTATTTCAAATATCATGTAA
- a CDS encoding M1 family metallopeptidase, translated as MKKIGIILLAILFLLTGCKEKEVEKITHPTLIVNDYNGVNPENIDQYDIELAFSPKDHIIKGKQRVDYINKENASLKEVYFHLYPNSFRKKETAPFLMNDFDRAYPDGFEAGYINIEKVSIGNKPVAFTLEGEGQTIMKVVLPKSINSNERISIDMQYTIKIPPAKERFGYSEDIFNLGNWYPIAAVYDETGWNLDPYYPLGDPFYSDVSNYHVRIETPKDFIVAASGNILKDTIVGDKRVWEIEAKLMRDFAFVTSNRFEVVEKDVEGTTLKMYFMKDVKQGIADKAIESAENALKTFNRVYGKYPYGQYSVVQTNFPSGMEYPGIVFIGKDYYNDYGDFLGIVIVHETGHQWWYGVVGNDEIDEAWLDESLTTYSEVVYTREMFGEETGKEYYQYMNEEPYKSASSSISNETILRPLNKFEGWDDYGILVYNKGAMLLNTLYETYGKEKFYEIMKQYYQTYQFKNAKTEDFKRVCEEVVGENLDELFNKWLLGE; from the coding sequence ATGAAAAAAATAGGGATTATATTATTGGCTATATTGTTTTTGTTGACAGGATGTAAGGAAAAAGAAGTAGAGAAGATTACACACCCTACATTGATTGTAAATGATTATAATGGGGTTAATCCTGAGAATATAGATCAATATGATATTGAGTTAGCATTTTCTCCAAAGGATCATATTATTAAAGGAAAACAGAGAGTAGATTATATAAATAAAGAAAATGCTTCTTTAAAAGAAGTTTATTTTCACTTATATCCAAACAGTTTTAGAAAAAAAGAGACAGCTCCATTTTTGATGAATGATTTTGATCGTGCTTATCCTGATGGATTTGAAGCTGGATATATTAATATAGAAAAAGTATCTATTGGGAATAAACCAGTTGCTTTTACATTAGAAGGAGAGGGACAGACGATCATGAAGGTAGTATTGCCTAAGTCCATAAATTCTAATGAGAGAATTTCAATAGATATGCAATATACAATAAAAATTCCACCTGCTAAAGAAAGATTTGGTTATAGTGAAGATATATTTAATCTTGGCAACTGGTATCCTATTGCAGCTGTTTATGATGAAACAGGATGGAATTTAGATCCTTATTATCCTTTAGGAGATCCATTTTATAGCGATGTAAGCAATTATCATGTGCGTATTGAAACACCAAAGGACTTTATTGTTGCAGCATCAGGAAATATTTTGAAAGATACAATTGTAGGCGATAAAAGGGTTTGGGAGATAGAGGCAAAGCTCATGAGAGATTTTGCTTTTGTAACCAGCAACCGTTTTGAAGTTGTTGAGAAAGATGTAGAAGGTACAACACTTAAGATGTATTTTATGAAAGATGTTAAGCAGGGAATAGCAGATAAAGCTATAGAATCAGCAGAAAATGCGTTAAAGACCTTTAACAGAGTATATGGAAAATACCCTTATGGTCAGTATTCTGTAGTGCAGACAAATTTCCCTAGTGGTATGGAATATCCAGGGATTGTTTTTATTGGTAAGGATTATTATAATGATTATGGAGATTTTTTAGGAATTGTGATTGTACATGAAACAGGTCACCAGTGGTGGTATGGTGTTGTTGGAAATGATGAGATTGATGAGGCTTGGCTTGATGAAAGTCTGACTACCTATTCAGAGGTCGTTTATACTAGGGAAATGTTTGGAGAAGAAACAGGAAAAGAATACTATCAGTATATGAATGAAGAACCATATAAAAGTGCATCGTCTTCTATAAGTAATGAAACTATTTTAAGACCGTTAAACAAGTTTGAAGGATGGGATGATTATGGAATTTTGGTATATAATAAGGGAGCGATGCTTTTAAATACTCTTTATGAGACATATGGAAAAGAAAAATTTTACGAGATTATGAAGCAATATTATCAAACCTATCAATTTAAAAATGCTAAAACAGAAGATTTTAAAAGGGTTTGTGAAGAGGTTGTAGGTGAAAATTTAGATGAACTTTTTAATAAATGGCTGCTTGGAGAATAA
- the carA gene encoding glutamine-hydrolyzing carbamoyl-phosphate synthase small subunit produces MKGVLYLEDGTVYQGKGFGKKGTSVGELVFNTSITGYQEILTDPSYAGQIITMTYPLIGNYGVNSAENESSKIYAKGFVTKAIEQKPSNYMSEQTLEEMLKNMGVVGVCDVDTRSITKKIRNEGALKCVISNEELSLEVLQKILRKEQLKEDWMKEVGTQKVFHIPGIGPKIAVMDFGIKRNILNNLKYRNCDITVFPYNTSYEEIMNINPEGVLLSNGPGNPEAATEAVETVRKIIKKVPTFGICMGHQVLALAVGGKTYKMKYGHRGGNHGVYDIKRDRAYITSQNHGYSVDRESVEACGMEITHINLNDDTVEGMKHKELPVFSVQFHPEGAPGPTDSTYLFDQFIDQLKEEKKCQ; encoded by the coding sequence ATGAAAGGTGTATTGTATCTAGAAGATGGAACGGTATATCAAGGGAAGGGCTTTGGCAAGAAGGGTACATCTGTAGGGGAGTTGGTATTTAATACTTCTATTACAGGATATCAAGAGATTTTAACAGATCCATCATATGCAGGTCAAATTATTACAATGACATATCCATTGATAGGAAACTATGGAGTAAATAGTGCAGAAAACGAATCTTCTAAAATATATGCAAAGGGATTTGTAACAAAAGCTATTGAACAAAAGCCTTCAAACTATATGAGTGAACAAACATTAGAGGAAATGCTTAAAAATATGGGGGTTGTAGGGGTTTGTGATGTCGATACAAGAAGCATTACAAAAAAAATTCGAAATGAAGGAGCTTTAAAATGTGTAATATCCAATGAAGAATTATCATTAGAAGTATTACAAAAAATTTTAAGAAAAGAGCAGTTAAAGGAAGATTGGATGAAAGAGGTAGGAACACAGAAGGTGTTTCATATACCTGGAATAGGACCAAAGATTGCTGTAATGGATTTCGGTATAAAGAGAAATATATTAAATAATTTAAAATATAGAAATTGTGATATTACTGTATTTCCTTACAACACGAGCTATGAAGAAATTATGAATATAAATCCTGAAGGTGTACTTCTTAGTAATGGACCTGGAAATCCTGAAGCAGCTACAGAAGCTGTAGAAACAGTAAGGAAAATTATAAAAAAAGTGCCTACCTTTGGAATTTGCATGGGTCATCAGGTTTTAGCTTTAGCAGTAGGAGGAAAAACCTACAAAATGAAGTATGGACATAGAGGAGGAAATCATGGTGTTTATGATATAAAAAGAGATAGAGCTTATATTACCTCTCAAAATCATGGTTATTCTGTAGATAGAGAAAGTGTAGAAGCATGTGGTATGGAGATTACACATATTAATCTCAATGATGATACGGTAGAAGGGATGAAGCATAAAGAACTTCCAGTTTTTTCTGTACAATTCCATCCAGAGGGGGCACCAGGGCCAACGGATTCTACTTATCTATTTGATCAATTCATCGACCAGTTAAAGGAGGAGAAAAAATGCCAATAG